A DNA window from Aspergillus nidulans FGSC A4 chromosome I contains the following coding sequences:
- the med6 gene encoding mediator complex subunit MED6 (transcript_id=CADANIAT00007323), whose amino-acid sequence MAGTQDPSSLEEILWRSPSHVQMMGGYLHSNNILFYFAESPFFDATSNNASLAIQANYNEAFRHFVETREAFEARLKTMQGLEFMVAYDPLQAAAGANAQFVHEPSNVWVIRKQTRRKRSGFEDEVVVLATFFVVGDCIYMAPSAASVIGNRIVCLVALSVSRSAIVAELIAVKLSAVTSLTSLLKTASTLPKFTPSHGHTYLPPAPKSTDVSHPSVQSQTSKENTPMPDADATNKSQSFTGSQNSSGPAVYDMRSLAESFSLVARYGDEFMDESPLMGEPGSFILSRPGDADRGAAPKQSQPSSTNAGGRVGTPLAKVDTPGKLSDKNSAAEEPKLRKKKSKPAS is encoded by the exons ATGGCAGGCACTCAGGACCCATCCTCGCTGGAGGAAATCTTATGGCGATCTCCGTCGCATGTCCAGATGATGGGCGGATACCTCCATTCAAACAATA TCCTCTTTTACTTCGCCGAGTCTCCCTTTTTCGACGCAACCTCGAACAATGCCTCGTTAGCCATTCAAGCAAACTACAATGAAGCCTTTCGTCATTTTGTTGAAACAAGGGAAGCCTTCGAGGCCCGACTGAAGACTATGCAGGGTCTGGAGTTCATGGTTGCCTATGACCCATTGCAGGCTGCTGCAGGCGCGAACGCCCAATTTGTGCACGAACCGTCCAACGTGTGGGTAATTCGGAAACAGAcaaggcggaagaggtcCGGGTTTGAGGACGAGGTCGTGGTTCTGGCTACGTTCTTTGTGGTCGGGGACTGCATTTACATGGCCCCTTCAGCTGCGAGCGTGATAGGGAACAGAATAGTATGCCTTGTTGCCTTGAGCGTTTCACGATCAGCTATTGTTGCAGAGCTAATAGCCGTCAAGCTTTCAGCAGTGACCTCTCTTACGAGTTTGCTCAAAACTGCATCAACATTGCCCAAATTCACTCCCTCGCACGGGCACACATACCTCCCACCGGCGCCCAAATCAACAGATGTTAGTCATCCGAGCGTTCAGTCGCAAACAAGCAAAGAGAACACACCAATGCCCGACGCCGATGCCACAAACAAGTCACAGTCCTTCACTGGATCACAGAATAGTTCTGGCCCGGCAGTTTATGACATGCGATCCCTCGCAGAATCGTTTAGCCTTGTAGCGCGGTATGGAGACGAGTTCATGGACGAGAGCCCCTTGATGGGAGAACCGGGATCCTTTATCCTGTCTAGGCCCGGGGACGCAGATCGAGGCGCAGCCCCGAAGCAGTCACAACCTTCAAGCACAAACGCGGGAGGCCGAGTTGGAACGCCGCTAGCTAAGGTTGACACGCCGGGCAAATTATCGGATAAAAACAGTGCTGCAGAGGAGCCCAAGCTGCggaagaaaaagagcaaaCCGGCGAGTTAG